agcgcccatcacagatacgcagaaaagagcaggttattatagattttcctggctcgattgCTTCAttctacggcattttgggtatagaatccccccgtcgatgaaggctaacatgcatagctagacatgtacctcggcagttcagcaatatagcatatgcaagtctatatataagtctatttctgttaccagtggaccacgtggctgtttaccacgtggatccaagtcccaaataggaaccattcactcagcgagggcgtagatgacagcgttatcgcttgacccttcagttcgtgaccagcacccgacgtggtaaggtcggcctatccctccccctccgggcaggctgacctgacacgggCGCCGCCTTACCCCCcaggcatcgtctcgtgtgttcccatactgtgtgtcaactcttactaataaagagtcacgccgttaacaagtatcactacccctgcaaagccattataatagggttctatacccgttataatgtgtgcatgcatatatatatttatatatatatatatatatatatatatatatatatatatatatatatatatatatatatatatatatatatatatatatatatatatatatatatatatatatatatatccctctcttaaCCCCTTTCCCCAGCACACTACAACAGCACAATTCCCGCGATATGCAACACAAAATCTGCTACAGCTGATTGCTCTGCGCTCCCAGTTGCGCTTTCAAATGCGCAAGCAATTGCTTTTCTCCTCCGCTAAGTAAAAGCAATTGTTTTAAATCCAGCACGCAAACAAAGCTTCCATCACACTGGGAGAAGCCTTGTGCTCGGACAAGGGGGTGAACACAGTTGAAATCATTTCTATCTAACCCTTTAACtacctgtctgtgtgtatatctcttTCCCAAATTTCTCCAtctttcaaaatatttatatcagtatGTTTTATATCagtatgtttatctgtatatctatgtatcaatatatatatgtatatgtatatatatacacatagatatgtatatatatatatatatgtatgtatatatatatacatgtatgtatgtatgtacactacATAATATGTACATTAATCAACTAGATCAGCCTTTTAtaatacacctctctctctctctctctctctctctctctctctacatacacacatatatcgatatatataaacatatgcacacacatacacacacacacaaacgcacacatacacatacatacatatttatatataaatatatatacatatatacatgtacatatatatatatatatatatatatatatatatatatatatatatatatatatgtgtgtgtgtgtgtctgtgtgtgtacacgaatgtgtatatatatatatatatatatatatatatatatatatatatatatatatatataaacgtgtgcatGTGCTTTCGCTTCCACCGTAACGTATCCGTCAGGGAAGAGGGACTTATTATGCAAACCAAAATGATTAAGACACCATCACTGGCGGGAAACACAAAAGTTATTGTTCTTTTCCTGTTTCCGTTTTTCTAGTGTGTATGATTCTGTAATTcaaccatgtatgtatgtgcctcTAATTGCAGTCTCCGATCGTTGCTTGTGTTCTCATTTATAAAGCAGTTATATGGATAGTGTCATTTTATCCTCATGCTTCTCGTcactttttcaaatttatttaattGCAATTAGTAAATTCActgaaacatacaaatatatgtcatCTCACATGAGTGTGTGAGAACCTTTTTATACGTCATATTTTGAATCTGGGAAACTCCcgtgtaaataaaacaaaattactgCAAAGGAATTTCTATTTGATTCCGAGGAATTTCGACTGAAACAGTCATCACATACAATGCCAATTCTCTGGTCAATTCTTTGACCATGAAGGAATAAAGTCAACCAGTTCTTACAGCAACACAGCGGCAAGGCTGGATTCGGTCCTTACTTGCCAGTCACAATCTGTTTAGTACCTCCCTTCTGAATAACTCTCTGGCTGTTGCTGCCGAAGATGCTACCCTTTTGACTGACAGTCTGGTGCTGGAAACCACCTCCTGTCGCAATCTGTTCTACTTCTTGTTTGCTGGGTCCGAACAGTGAGAAACCTTGATGCACAAACTGCTTGTTGTTGGCCCCGAAACCTAGTTGGCCGACTCTTTGATTGTTGCTGAGGAGAGTGTTGTGTGAACTGACAAACTGCTCTCCGCCGGGTGTGTCTACACCGTATTGCTTTACGTCTTGGTCGCTCgactgaaaaataaattaagattaaTTGATACATAGTGTACACACTGGCTTTGCATTTCTCAGCATTTATGATATACAAAAGTTACTGAATTAtcgtttatattatctttaactgTAATTCAGGAGGAATACTACGTCATCAACTCACCCAAGAGAACTGACGTTTTGCTCGGTGCAGCTCCCCTTGAGGTCCTgaaatataagattttttatgaattttcattGTTGAACCATAGCACTGTTACATGTATCATTCAAGATGGAGGGTGAAAGAGACGTCAATATCATGAGGTGAACAGTCActcttaatacaaaattataggGAAAACAATTGATTACCCAGTGAAGCCGCCTCAGCACAGATGGCGAAAGCAGCGATCGCCGCCAGGAACATCACACGTGTCATGGTTGCGTTGATTCAGCTGTGGAAAAAAAGAGGCGCTTAGTTTGTGATTCAGATATACTTCGTATGCAttgggaaaaaaatctcaaagtaACTTACAGCTAACTGTAGATGGATGAaattaataaaacgataaaatctATAACAAAGGAATAAGAATGTTCGCCATACATTTTCCATTCAACCCTCGCAAATCGttcataataaacacatatatgtgcacaaaaATATGTACTTGTGTGCAGGTTActagaaatacaatatatacgtaacacacacacaatatatatatatatacatatatatattatataaataattgaatacatatgtgtatacatattgtgtcatatatactgtatatacagtatttacATCACTGTTCTGAAGATTCCTACAACAGCAACTCACACGAGAAACTGACGGAGCCGATAGCAGTGTCACAAACACACTGAGCAAGGATGCCCTGAAGCccctttttatatcctttttgggATTTCTCCTTCCTAGTGACGTCACAGTTACTGTGTGACATGGCAAACTAATTCTAGCTTACTTGAGGGTTCACAACTATACACAAATGCAAGtgtaatcattatattaacaGGACCTTTCATAATTAGGGTCACACCGATGCTGCGATGTAAATCATTAGCTTTGATCATGATTAGAAAAAACAAGAGTACTGATAGTTATGACAATAATTAAAACTAAGTTATTAAAGTAAccaatttaaataaacaaaaataacaataagtatatatataaattcataaacacatatatgtgcgtgtgtgtgtgctcgtgtgtttttgtatgcatgcatatatctgtagatatacatgtatgaatacatacattcatacaaacataggtgtatatatacaaacccacacacatatctattttctatgtatgcatgcatgaattatattcatgtatacatatatatgaatacaactctgcatgtatgttcacacatacacatatctatatatacatatatatatatataatcaaaagaaaTCCCTGAGCCTCCTCTGCCTGGACTGGAGTTGATCACCTCGGCACAGATGGCGAAAGCAGCGATCGCCGCCAGAAAGATCACGCGCGTCATGATTGCCTTGCTTCAGctgtggaaaaaagaagaatatatgattCAGATTTATTTTCAGTGCATGTTCTGCTGATGCTAAGTACACTAATATAGCCGAcagtatatgaaaatgaaattaaaatcaaATCTGTAATAAAGAGAtgagaatttttttaaatctttgtaaaTTTAACCCTCGCAGATAACCAATagcgtatatgatatatgtatatgttcaatctatatatacgtgtgtgtgtttgttagtacatatatatatatgtgtgtgtgtatatgtatatatatatatatatatatatatatatatatatatatatatatatatatatgtatatatacatatatacgggtgtatgtatatatatatatatatatatatatatatatatatatatatatatatatatatatatatattgtttacatttcTATTGGAGAGTGTTAGTGTCCGTGAGAGCGTGCGTGTTCCGTACTTCTGCGTTTACGGCTAAGCGTTCGACCAATTTCGTGCTTTAAACACACCCTGAAATGGCGCAATATAGTTAAAACCTGGGTGGCGGTGgaccacaggtgtgtgtgtgatcctctcgtataaatataaatatatatatatatatatatatatatatatatatatatatatatatacataatcatctagtatgaatatatatatatgcatatgtatatatatatatatatatatatatatatatatatacatatatatatatatatatattcctcgaaTATAAATATGAACCGTAATTTAAAAAAAGCTTGGAACGGTCGAACGGCGGCGATCAAACTCATTGAAAAAGAAAACTGGAGAACTAGATTATcgaagaaagtgaaggaggaagaggaactgaAATAGTAGTTAGCTACCTAAAATTCAACATTATTGAGGGATGTTAAAGATGGCGGGCGTACCCATTAACCGGGTCGATGAGGCAGTTCTACAGAATGAGATACCCTCCCCGTGGGGTTGGGGTACCTCAGTCTCATTTTCACtttcaggaggaagaggaactgaCATATCATTGAGAGATCAGAAAGATGGGGCGTAACCAATTGTTCATCCTAAGTTTGAGCTGAGGATGTTCTGATTTGAGCATCTGTGTTGCACTTTGCTTtcggtgatggaaaaaaagtggTAGGCTCAGGTATATGTTCTTCCAGGTAATTATCAGTAATTCTGGAGGTTCCCTTGTAAATGCATTAATCAATAAATATTCTTGAGTACCTAGTGCATAATAgtctaatttattcattttaaatcttatttctgCCTGGTTCTACAGTTTGTACCGTTACGGTGACACTCATTTGTAAACACTGGCCCATATGagtattttgtgttttaaatttgatttttaagcACAGTTGCTATGACCTCTCTTGCG
The Penaeus monodon isolate SGIC_2016 chromosome 18, NSTDA_Pmon_1, whole genome shotgun sequence genome window above contains:
- the LOC119584357 gene encoding uncharacterized protein LOC119584357, with the translated sequence MTRVMFLAAIAAFAICAEAASLGPQGELHRAKRQFSWSSDQDVKQYGVDTPGGEQFVSSHNTLLSNNQRVGQLGFGANNKQFVHQGFSLFGPSKQEVEQIATGGGFQHQTVSQKGSIFGSNSQRVIQKGGTKQIVTGK